The Polynucleobacter sp. JS-JIR-5-A7 region CTCAGCTTGAGTCATATTGCCTGGCTTCCATGAGACGCCTCGTGCATTGTCCTCGGGCGAGTCTTTGAGAATGTTAGTCATTTGCAGAGCTTGACCAAAAGCAACCGAGAGGGCCTCGTGTCCCTGAATATTTATTGCAAACTTAGCAGAGTGATTACTAAAGATGCTTGTCAGGAGTTCGCCAACAACTCCAGCGACCACATAGCAATATTTCTCGAACTCTTGCAGATCCCTTAAACCCGATTCGGTTTGCTTCCCATGAAAATGCGACATGCCTTCAGACATGATGGAAACGCAGCGACTCACCGCCACTTGATCTGCACTTGAGCAAGTATGCAAAATTCTGAGGACGGCTGGAGTATGCGTAATTAAATCAAGCTCATCTTGATTGTCATAGCCCTTTAACTCTTGGAGACAGGGATCGACAAATGACTGTACCGGTAATTTATCCAGAACAGCATCGAGAAATAATTTAGATAATGTTTGCTTAGTCTCTGGGCTGAGGCCTGCGGCATCTTCAATCGTATCGACAATGCGGCAAAGCAGGTAGGTATTGCCAACGACCTTTTCCATCTCTGGTGGTAGCAAGGGGATAGTGAGTGCAAAGGTTCGCGATACCGAGCCCAAAATGGCTTTTTGGTAGGCTAGATCAATATCTAGATTCTCGATAGGGTTAGATTTAGGCGATTGCACCCATCAATTATGTCAGACGAACTTGCCCTGAATTGGGACTTATTTCCTTAGTAACAAAAGTGACATAGCCATATAATTTCACCAAATTCTGCAAGGAGAAATCAGGCGTGCTGATTTGGTTCGTCATCATTTACTGGGTTATATCGGTTGGCATCGGCCTATGGGCTGCATTGCGCGTAAAAAATACTGCGGACTTTGCAGCAGCAGGTCATAGCCTTCCAATGCCAATTGTGACGGCCACTGTTTTTGCTACCTGGTTTGGGTCCGAGACAGTTTTAGGCATTCCTGCCACCTTTTTGAAAGAAGGTTTGGGAGGCGTTGTCTCTGATCCATTTGGCTCCTCTCTTTGTTTGATTTTAGTTGGCCTCTTTT contains the following coding sequences:
- a CDS encoding squalene/phytoene synthase family protein; the encoded protein is MQSPKSNPIENLDIDLAYQKAILGSVSRTFALTIPLLPPEMEKVVGNTYLLCRIVDTIEDAAGLSPETKQTLSKLFLDAVLDKLPVQSFVDPCLQELKGYDNQDELDLITHTPAVLRILHTCSSADQVAVSRCVSIMSEGMSHFHGKQTESGLRDLQEFEKYCYVVAGVVGELLTSIFSNHSAKFAINIQGHEALSVAFGQALQMTNILKDSPEDNARGVSWKPGNMTQAELLKIAYQKLQDSMSYILLIPKEEAGVRRFCFLAFGLAVMTLSKIAARKQFDHKDEVKLSRKTVMAFYAFTKVAVGSDALMKLFFHNASSPLRKAL